From a region of the Prevotella melaninogenica genome:
- a CDS encoding LTA synthase family protein codes for MDKRTNVITKNPINFIGTRFLKLYLLIGFILRIILMWNVPEDSSFSFWEIIRFLSVGFVTDICMAILLALPLQIINLGLNEAKYHRVMGWIIELLLFIAFAYVLFFHTIFHEYGGGAPKIARIFLGWKLFSFSIRFFIPRTREAWRKISLYITWAVYVFLLLCVTAGEYIFWGEFGVRYNFIAVDYLVYTHEVIGNIMESYSIVPLIGITLLLTAAIIFLQSRHYKLKVTHLYNAKKFLIHLSIYMLLAISSYFILQGTHALQSNNQYVTQLEQNGACDFVIAFQSNMLEYDKFYTMLPKQQCVSQYRQLSGLNKEGKKTIGESLASQRPNIVLITVESLSADFLTRYGNKENLTPQLDKLMQGSIVFDSLYAAGNRTVRGLEALSLCIPPSAGESIIKRKANRMGNLSIGRILSHLGYKSQFIYGGDSYFDNMGDFFSHNGYEVIDRKDIPNNQVTFANIWGVCDEDIFNKSLQVFDKNYQSKHPFFAQIMTTSNHRPYTYPSGRIKVDGDPNTREAAVKYTDYAIGKFINDARKKAWFQNTVFVVIADHCASSAGKTSLPIDRYHIPCLIYAPAILQPRKIETICSQIDVMPTLLSLLKLRCTVSFTGQDILAPTYHPRAFMATYQDLGYLEGNRLTVLSPVRNIRQYIVRPLHDGTFEEQPTKQMNQELVRKAQAYYQYTNLYVKAQ; via the coding sequence ATGGACAAAAGAACAAATGTAATTACCAAGAATCCTATTAATTTCATTGGAACACGATTTTTAAAACTGTATCTACTCATTGGATTCATCCTAAGAATTATCTTAATGTGGAATGTCCCCGAAGATTCTTCTTTCTCATTCTGGGAGATAATCAGATTCCTAAGTGTTGGCTTCGTAACAGACATTTGTATGGCAATTTTGCTTGCCTTACCATTACAGATTATAAACCTTGGGCTAAATGAAGCTAAATATCATCGCGTCATGGGATGGATCATTGAACTTCTACTATTTATCGCCTTTGCCTACGTATTATTCTTCCACACCATCTTCCACGAATACGGAGGCGGCGCACCAAAGATTGCACGAATATTCCTCGGATGGAAACTATTCAGTTTCTCCATACGCTTTTTCATTCCAAGAACAAGAGAAGCATGGCGTAAGATTTCCCTCTATATAACTTGGGCTGTATATGTTTTCTTATTACTTTGCGTCACTGCAGGAGAATACATCTTCTGGGGAGAGTTTGGCGTAAGATATAATTTCATTGCAGTAGACTATCTCGTCTACACTCACGAAGTTATTGGGAACATCATGGAATCCTATTCTATAGTTCCGTTGATTGGCATTACATTACTCTTAACAGCTGCAATTATCTTCCTTCAATCGCGACATTACAAGCTAAAGGTTACTCATCTTTACAATGCGAAGAAGTTTCTTATACACCTTTCTATATATATGCTCTTAGCAATAAGCTCATATTTTATCTTACAAGGCACCCATGCTCTACAAAGTAACAATCAATACGTTACCCAACTTGAACAAAACGGAGCCTGTGACTTTGTCATTGCTTTCCAGAGTAACATGTTAGAGTATGATAAGTTCTATACCATGTTACCCAAACAACAATGTGTGTCTCAGTATCGTCAATTAAGTGGACTTAATAAGGAGGGAAAGAAGACGATTGGAGAGTCCCTTGCTTCACAACGCCCTAACATCGTCTTAATAACAGTTGAAAGCCTAAGTGCTGATTTCCTTACGCGATATGGAAACAAAGAGAACCTTACCCCACAACTTGACAAGCTCATGCAAGGGAGTATTGTCTTTGACAGTCTATACGCAGCAGGAAACAGAACTGTTAGAGGATTAGAAGCATTATCTCTTTGCATTCCACCAAGTGCAGGAGAGAGCATCATCAAGCGAAAGGCTAACCGAATGGGGAACTTATCAATAGGTCGTATCCTTTCTCACTTGGGGTACAAATCGCAATTCATCTATGGCGGAGATAGTTATTTCGATAACATGGGCGACTTCTTCAGTCATAATGGCTACGAGGTAATAGACCGAAAGGACATACCGAACAATCAAGTAACATTTGCAAACATTTGGGGTGTCTGTGATGAAGATATCTTCAACAAGAGCTTACAAGTATTCGATAAGAACTATCAGTCGAAGCATCCTTTCTTCGCACAGATTATGACCACGAGCAATCATCGCCCTTACACCTATCCCAGTGGCAGAATTAAAGTAGACGGTGACCCTAACACAAGAGAAGCCGCAGTAAAATATACAGACTATGCAATCGGTAAATTCATTAATGACGCCCGAAAGAAAGCATGGTTCCAGAATACAGTATTCGTAGTTATTGCTGATCACTGTGCATCCAGTGCCGGGAAAACATCACTTCCTATAGACCGATACCATATTCCATGCCTCATCTATGCGCCAGCTATTCTCCAACCAAGAAAGATTGAAACTATATGCTCGCAGATTGATGTCATGCCTACCCTACTTTCTCTCCTCAAGTTACGTTGCACTGTAAGTTTCACAGGACAAGACATCCTCGCACCAACCTATCATCCTCGTGCATTCATGGCAACTTACCAAGACCTTGGGTATCTTGAAGGTAACCGACTAACAGTTTTATCGCCAGTCCGCAATATACGACAATACATCGTTCGTCCATTACACGATGGTACATTTGAAGAGCAACCTACAAAGCAGATGAATCAAGAACTCGTTCGCAAGGCGCAGGCTTACTACCAATACACAAACTTATACGTGAAAGCGCAATAG
- a CDS encoding DUF3467 domain-containing protein: MDNNNQNQEGQQLQIDLSPEIAKGVYTNFQIISHSSSEFVLDFATLLPGVPKATVTSRVIIAPEHALRLLAALQDNVVRYEKEFGKIDRHEPEQEPRTIAPFGPGKVDA, translated from the coding sequence ATGGACAATAACAATCAGAATCAAGAGGGACAGCAGTTGCAGATTGATCTCTCACCAGAAATCGCTAAAGGTGTTTATACAAACTTCCAGATAATCTCTCATTCAAGTTCAGAGTTTGTACTTGATTTTGCTACACTTCTTCCAGGTGTACCAAAGGCAACAGTGACAAGCCGTGTTATTATTGCACCTGAGCACGCATTGCGTCTTCTTGCAGCTTTGCAGGACAATGTCGTTCGTTATGAGAAAGAGTTTGGTAAGATTGACCGTCATGAGCCAGAGCAGGAACCACGTACGATAGCTCCATTCGGTCCTGGTAAGGTTGATGCATAA
- a CDS encoding ankyrin repeat domain-containing protein encodes MNDKVMKKIIALLSSLILTSCSMFNNEAPYKRFFSEKEYPIIQAIHDCDKDKILDMMHKGWNVNTMGKHGMSYLLYAVWEHNYDMTKFLLENGADPNFVSVFWDETPEETVRILPLETVCYKDYNINFVKLLIKYGANLNDTQAQLPIFSAALYKDKQKIEYLLEHGADINQFNSSKETVIIDQAITAQWAFVLWLWDKGADPMKTGGIGRNTGGKENVAYWVQDFINYGNGDYDAPDFKKLVARLKSIGVEFPYKPAMDNAE; translated from the coding sequence ATGAATGATAAGGTAATGAAAAAAATTATAGCATTATTATCATCACTCATTTTAACCTCATGCAGTATGTTTAACAATGAAGCACCTTACAAGCGTTTTTTTAGTGAGAAAGAATATCCCATTATCCAAGCCATTCATGATTGCGACAAGGACAAAATCCTTGATATGATGCACAAAGGATGGAACGTCAATACTATGGGTAAACATGGCATGTCCTATCTGCTTTATGCCGTATGGGAACATAACTATGACATGACAAAGTTTCTTTTAGAAAATGGGGCAGACCCTAATTTTGTGTCAGTATTTTGGGACGAGACACCAGAAGAAACAGTACGTATCCTCCCCCTCGAAACAGTCTGTTATAAAGATTATAATATTAACTTTGTTAAGCTGTTAATCAAATATGGAGCTAATCTCAATGATACGCAAGCGCAACTTCCTATATTTTCAGCTGCATTATATAAAGATAAACAAAAAATAGAATACCTATTAGAGCATGGCGCAGATATTAACCAATTTAATAGTTCGAAAGAAACTGTAATAATAGATCAGGCGATAACCGCCCAATGGGCTTTCGTACTATGGCTATGGGACAAAGGTGCAGACCCGATGAAAACGGGAGGTATTGGAAGAAATACTGGAGGCAAGGAGAATGTTGCATATTGGGTACAAGATTTTATAAACTATGGAAATGGAGATTATGATGCTCCAGACTTTAAAAAGCTTGTTGCGCGACTAAAAAGTATAGGCGTAGAGTTCCCATATAAACCTGCTATGGATAATGCGGAATAG
- a CDS encoding ankyrin repeat domain-containing protein has product MFNSEAPYKRFFSEKEYPIIQAIHDCDKDKILDMMHKGWNVNSMGKHGMSYLLYAVWEHNYDMTKFLLENGADPNFVSVFWDETPEETVCMLPLERTCYDKYGMNYMKLLLEHGANPNDTRAQLPLFAAALYEDKKKIDFLLEHGADINQFDSVKETVITNQAVTAQWAFVLWLWDKGADPMKTGGVGVFEGEVNVAFWVQDFIDSGIGDYDNPDFKKLVARLKSIGVEFPYKPAMINRKDNE; this is encoded by the coding sequence ATGTTTAACAGCGAAGCACCTTACAAGCGTTTTTTTAGTGAGAAAGAATATCCTATCATCCAAGCCATTCATGATTGCGACAAGGACAAAATCCTTGATATGATGCACAAAGGATGGAACGTAAATTCTATGGGTAAACATGGTATGTCTTATCTGCTTTATGCCGTATGGGAACATAACTATGACATGACAAAGTTTCTTTTAGAGAATGGGGCAGACCCTAATTTTGTGTCAGTATTCTGGGATGAAACACCAGAAGAAACTGTTTGTATGCTCCCTCTTGAAAGAACATGCTACGATAAATATGGAATGAATTATATGAAATTATTGCTCGAACATGGGGCTAATCCTAATGATACACGAGCACAGCTTCCTTTATTTGCGGCTGCATTATATGAAGATAAGAAAAAAATAGATTTCTTATTAGAGCATGGTGCAGACATAAATCAGTTTGACAGTGTCAAGGAAACTGTAATTACAAATCAGGCGGTCACTGCTCAATGGGCTTTCGTACTATGGCTATGGGACAAAGGTGCGGACCCGATGAAGACAGGAGGAGTTGGCGTTTTCGAGGGAGAAGTAAATGTTGCCTTTTGGGTGCAAGATTTTATAGATAGCGGTATAGGCGATTACGATAATCCAGACTTTAAAAAGCTTGTCGCGCGACTAAAAAGTATAGGTGTAGAGTTCCCATATAAACCAGCTATGATTAATAGGAAAGATAATGAATGA
- a CDS encoding DUF4280 domain-containing protein, whose protein sequence is MSLQYIQDKDITVCTLGAHQALIKVTSQKSVKRNNRKLLATENDRMGECYGCYKTPAYISALAVVLLNSPVLIPNLCLLGSIGGALAGFVVGALRGFRAGKDASKDMGFFKKVGTIAGATIFGAQIGSNSGAMLGAVGMYSFLHGKMSKMIQNVILPHICASYTKMSTWTRVHSSVKISGQKALLEGAMLNCIQGGLITIIKPDFSEAAKMLVLSYFAYNRMTKEKANDYKMDEAMDGLSPEQQAMLKNKDEKLEGYEKLNAEEMGKMNIKDSDLKDPSTGFKADIYKDKNGDYVLVYRGTYSDPDHPENDLIHDWSKEWTDDNMKQGLGMGSEQYKKSIELAKKVKKGSERQGKQMTIAGHSLGGGLATAAGAATGSKTYAFCPAGVHPNTYKMYGVKNPDTSKVHTYYSNQDFLNMASNNLSLMPKAAGERIMLNTLDSFDFTKGHDLPLLFKAIQAEEAELGRPIIANIL, encoded by the coding sequence ATGAGTTTGCAATATATACAAGATAAAGATATCACTGTTTGTACACTTGGTGCACATCAGGCTTTGATTAAAGTAACAAGCCAGAAAAGTGTCAAACGTAATAATAGGAAACTGCTCGCTACGGAGAATGACAGAATGGGCGAATGTTATGGATGCTATAAGACGCCAGCTTACATTAGTGCGTTAGCAGTTGTATTATTGAATTCGCCTGTCCTTATTCCAAATCTATGTTTGCTTGGTTCAATAGGTGGAGCTTTAGCTGGGTTTGTTGTCGGTGCATTAAGAGGTTTTCGAGCAGGAAAAGATGCATCCAAAGATATGGGGTTCTTTAAGAAAGTAGGCACTATCGCAGGTGCAACAATTTTTGGTGCCCAAATAGGGAGCAATTCGGGTGCTATGCTTGGTGCAGTGGGAATGTACTCTTTCTTGCATGGAAAAATGTCAAAGATGATTCAAAATGTGATATTGCCACATATCTGTGCTTCATACACAAAGATGTCTACTTGGACAAGAGTACATTCATCCGTGAAAATCAGTGGTCAGAAAGCCTTACTTGAAGGAGCTATGTTGAATTGCATACAAGGAGGACTTATAACTATCATAAAACCTGACTTTTCTGAAGCCGCTAAAATGTTAGTCTTAAGTTACTTTGCTTATAATCGAATGACAAAAGAGAAAGCTAATGATTATAAAATGGACGAGGCTATGGATGGGCTAAGCCCTGAGCAACAAGCTATGCTTAAGAATAAGGATGAAAAACTTGAGGGGTATGAGAAGTTGAATGCAGAGGAAATGGGAAAGATGAATATTAAAGATTCAGATTTAAAGGATCCTTCCACAGGCTTTAAAGCAGATATCTATAAAGACAAGAATGGGGATTATGTACTTGTTTATCGTGGTACCTACAGTGACCCTGACCACCCTGAAAATGATTTAATACATGACTGGAGCAAAGAATGGACCGACGATAACATGAAGCAGGGATTAGGTATGGGAAGTGAACAATATAAAAAGTCTATAGAATTAGCTAAAAAAGTAAAAAAAGGATCAGAAAGACAAGGTAAACAGATGACTATTGCTGGTCATTCCCTTGGTGGTGGTTTAGCAACAGCTGCAGGTGCTGCCACTGGTAGCAAGACTTACGCTTTCTGCCCTGCGGGCGTTCATCCGAATACTTATAAAATGTATGGCGTAAAGAATCCTGATACTTCAAAGGTTCATACCTATTATTCAAATCAAGATTTCCTAAATATGGCAAGTAACAACCTATCTCTAATGCCAAAGGCTGCAGGCGAAAGAATAATGTTAAATACGCTGGACAGCTTTGATTTTACTAAAGGACACGACCTCCCTTTACTCTTCAAAGCAATACAAGCTGAGGAGGCAGAGTTAGGAAGACCAATTATTGCCAACATTCTTTAA
- a CDS encoding type VI secretion system Vgr family protein: MSIPFNPITISVGKKSLSSFISLQIEQNIGKHHRFQMSVELETGSNRYVHNINSSKDWLGESIVVKAANTPIFVGVVTNVQLHREGSDFGCIIVSGYSATYRMETAHSCFSWNDTTIGNVVKKLCEQAKVQLELNPAYKENKDYICQYEESDFDFIRRLAHQYQEWMYFDGTKLIFGKPRKLADPIILEYGTTLSSLDIGLQTLARSEQVFSYHSSADREMQRMTPDLAYGHDKLSGDAFRASLGMFSKPARQHALPRISDESELINYMGRKQAAETAETHYITAESQVPTLRVGSVVSLYSSFLERVGNISKESLGNFIIIEITHEVGQGSYYKNRFKAIPATIKALPSPKVRMPLAETQMATVLSNADPEGKGRVRVRMNWQTDGMQTGWVRVMTPDGGSSSDVKSNRGFVFIPEVGDQVLLGFRHGDPARPYVMGSLFNGTTGGGGGQGNKCKSLTTRSGSSLKLDDSAGSVTLHDKGGVKMNFDGAGNQTLATKASATTTVGQDASVLRMDKDGNIDLSGHTKVRIAINDNTYIQLTDGEIDIISPVIKVIASDVTQIANTNGEDTGVIVNTDVTINNVENVNINSNKDVNVNSNRDVKITGYNDVKIN, from the coding sequence ATGTCAATTCCTTTCAACCCCATTACTATCAGCGTAGGAAAGAAGTCTCTTTCTTCTTTTATTTCTCTACAAATCGAACAAAATATAGGTAAACATCACCGTTTCCAAATGTCTGTTGAATTGGAAACGGGTAGCAATAGATATGTACATAATATCAATAGCAGCAAGGACTGGCTCGGAGAAAGTATCGTGGTCAAAGCGGCTAACACTCCTATCTTCGTTGGTGTGGTGACAAATGTACAGTTACACAGAGAAGGAAGTGACTTTGGATGTATCATCGTTTCAGGTTATTCTGCTACTTACAGAATGGAAACGGCACACAGCTGCTTCTCATGGAATGATACAACCATTGGAAATGTGGTTAAGAAACTATGCGAACAAGCTAAGGTGCAGTTGGAGTTAAATCCTGCATACAAGGAAAACAAAGACTATATTTGCCAATATGAAGAATCGGACTTCGACTTTATCCGTCGTCTTGCACATCAGTATCAAGAATGGATGTATTTCGATGGAACAAAGCTCATCTTTGGTAAACCAAGGAAATTGGCTGACCCTATAATATTGGAATATGGAACGACGCTGTCTTCGCTTGATATTGGTTTACAGACCCTCGCACGCTCTGAGCAGGTGTTCTCTTATCACTCCAGTGCTGACCGTGAGATGCAGCGTATGACACCCGACTTGGCCTATGGTCATGACAAACTTTCGGGCGATGCTTTCCGTGCATCACTTGGAATGTTCTCAAAACCCGCACGACAGCATGCACTGCCACGTATCAGCGATGAGTCAGAACTTATTAATTACATGGGGCGTAAGCAGGCAGCTGAGACTGCCGAGACACATTACATCACAGCTGAGAGTCAGGTACCAACCCTACGTGTCGGTTCTGTCGTAAGTCTCTACAGTTCATTCTTAGAGCGTGTAGGAAACATATCAAAAGAGAGTTTGGGTAACTTTATCATCATTGAGATTACGCATGAGGTGGGCCAAGGCAGCTATTATAAAAACCGCTTCAAGGCTATCCCTGCAACGATAAAGGCGCTGCCAAGTCCAAAGGTGCGTATGCCATTAGCTGAGACACAGATGGCAACGGTGCTTAGTAATGCTGATCCAGAGGGTAAGGGTCGTGTGCGTGTACGTATGAACTGGCAGACAGATGGTATGCAGACAGGCTGGGTGCGTGTGATGACACCTGATGGTGGTAGTAGTAGTGATGTAAAGAGCAACCGCGGATTTGTGTTTATCCCAGAGGTAGGCGATCAAGTCCTCCTCGGCTTCCGCCATGGAGACCCTGCAAGACCATACGTCATGGGTAGCCTGTTTAATGGAACAACTGGTGGTGGCGGTGGTCAAGGCAACAAATGCAAGAGTCTCACCACACGAAGCGGTAGCTCCTTGAAACTTGATGATTCTGCAGGTAGTGTCACATTGCACGACAAGGGCGGCGTAAAAATGAATTTTGATGGTGCAGGAAATCAAACTTTAGCCACCAAAGCATCTGCAACCACAACTGTTGGTCAAGACGCCAGTGTTCTACGAATGGATAAGGATGGTAATATAGATTTATCTGGACATACCAAGGTTCGCATCGCAATCAATGATAATACCTATATTCAACTGACAGATGGTGAAATTGATATTATCTCCCCTGTCATAAAGGTTATAGCTTCTGATGTAACACAAATAGCTAATACGAATGGTGAAGATACGGGAGTTATCGTTAACACAGATGTTACTATTAACAATGTTGAAAATGTGAACATCAATAGTAACAAAGATGTGAATGTCAACAGTAACAGAGATGTTAAAATCACTGGCTATAATGATGTCAAAATTAATTAA
- the tssD gene encoding type VI secretion system tube protein TssD has product MSSFRATLELGGKEYDVLYSNYEFSRTTDKKGQPASSISGGRISVTIESTDDTSTIEAMLNSQFKPVEGKIVYKKSEEDAKMKEISFKNAYIVHYKETLDVNNEAPMTIAMTFSAENITVGNAELDNRWPRT; this is encoded by the coding sequence ATGAGTTCATTTAGAGCAACTTTGGAATTGGGTGGTAAGGAGTATGACGTACTCTACTCTAACTACGAGTTCAGCCGTACAACTGACAAGAAGGGTCAGCCTGCATCAAGCATCTCTGGCGGTCGTATCAGTGTAACTATCGAGTCAACTGATGACACTTCTACTATCGAGGCTATGCTTAACAGCCAGTTCAAGCCTGTTGAGGGTAAAATCGTTTACAAGAAGAGCGAAGAGGATGCTAAGATGAAGGAGATCTCTTTCAAGAATGCTTACATCGTTCACTACAAGGAGACACTCGACGTTAACAACGAGGCTCCTATGACTATCGCTATGACTTTCTCTGCTGAGAATATCACCGTGGGTAATGCAGAGCTTGACAACCGTTGGCCTCGCACATAA